One Cedecea neteri DNA segment encodes these proteins:
- the dam gene encoding adenine-specific DNA-methyltransferase has product MKKNRAFLKWAGGKFPLLDDIKKHLPEGDCLIEPFVGAGSVFLNTDYSRYILADINSDLINLYDIVKNRADEYVRESRLLFTKAQNEEAIYYACRTEFNQCTDKFRRAVLFLYLNRHCYNGLCRYNLRGEFNVPFGRYSKPYFPEEELYNFAERAKNATFVCQSYDVSMVNVAAGSVVYCDPPYAPLSATANFTAYHTDSFSMVQQQHLAELAERLREQSIPVLISNHDTELTRQWYQNATDFHKLQVRRSISRNGGKRNKVDELLALYKVKVA; this is encoded by the coding sequence ATGAAAAAAAATCGCGCTTTTCTGAAATGGGCAGGGGGGAAATTCCCCCTGCTGGACGACATAAAAAAGCATCTGCCGGAAGGCGACTGTCTGATTGAGCCTTTTGTTGGCGCCGGGTCGGTATTTCTTAATACCGACTATTCGCGCTACATCCTCGCCGATATCAATAGCGACCTGATTAACCTCTACGACATTGTCAAAAATCGCGCGGATGAATACGTGCGGGAGTCTCGTTTGCTCTTTACCAAAGCGCAAAACGAAGAAGCGATTTATTACGCCTGCCGGACCGAGTTTAACCAGTGCACCGACAAGTTCCGGCGCGCGGTGTTGTTTTTGTACCTCAACCGTCATTGTTACAACGGCCTGTGCCGTTATAATCTGCGCGGTGAATTTAACGTGCCGTTTGGCCGCTACAGCAAACCTTACTTCCCGGAAGAGGAGCTGTACAACTTTGCCGAACGGGCTAAAAATGCCACTTTTGTCTGCCAGTCTTATGATGTCAGCATGGTAAACGTTGCCGCGGGTTCCGTAGTGTATTGCGATCCGCCCTATGCGCCGCTTTCCGCCACCGCCAACTTTACCGCTTATCACACGGACAGCTTCAGCATGGTGCAGCAGCAGCATCTGGCCGAACTGGCTGAAAGGCTGCGGGAGCAGAGTATTCCGGTGCTGATTTCGAATCATGACACCGAGCTGACTCGCCAGTGGTATCAGAACGCCACCGATTTCCATAAGCTGCAGGTTCGCCGCAGCATCAGCCGAAACGGTGGTAAACGTAACAAGGTGGACGAACTTCTGGCCCTTTATAAAGTAAAGGTTGCCTGA
- the damX gene encoding cell division protein DamX has protein sequence MDEFKPEDELKPDPSDRRPGRSRKPDEFDKEPQINVDDVDLDADDRRPSRSRREREEEVEEEYEGDDGLAAEPRPARGRKKAAKQKAPASRQHIMMGVGILVLLLLIIGIGSALKAPSSTPDTAEQKPGAEKNIDLSGSNGAAPADQANAAQPQQGNTSAAGQQNPQDVSLPPISSTPTQAQTQPQPEGQQRVEVPGNLNNALTQPQQQGQIDNVVSNSTLPTEPATVAPIAGSKTEPRKLAGTQEPTRTVESRPERKKTVIEPVRKAEPKPQVKAESKPVATVKRSEPAPAVSAPVTAPSTSAATSTPAPKATASTAPKATPQAAATASTGGTVTGDASAIKSAPGSHYTLQLSSSSNSANLNAWAKKENLQHYMVYQTQRNGQPWFVLVSGVYATKDDAKRAVTSLPADVQAKNPWAKPIHQVQSDLK, from the coding sequence ATGGATGAATTTAAACCAGAAGACGAGCTGAAACCCGATCCAAGCGATCGTCGTCCTGGGCGTTCCCGCAAACCTGACGAGTTCGATAAAGAACCGCAGATCAACGTTGATGACGTCGATCTTGATGCGGACGACCGTCGTCCTTCTCGTTCACGTCGTGAGCGTGAAGAAGAGGTTGAGGAAGAGTACGAAGGTGATGACGGTCTGGCCGCAGAACCTCGTCCGGCGCGTGGGCGTAAAAAGGCAGCAAAACAGAAAGCACCTGCTTCTCGTCAGCACATCATGATGGGCGTCGGGATTCTGGTTCTATTGCTGCTTATCATCGGCATTGGTTCTGCCCTGAAAGCGCCTTCATCCACCCCAGATACAGCCGAGCAAAAACCAGGCGCAGAGAAGAATATCGATCTCTCCGGTTCCAACGGTGCGGCACCTGCCGACCAGGCAAACGCTGCTCAGCCACAGCAAGGGAATACCTCAGCTGCTGGTCAGCAGAATCCGCAGGATGTTTCCTTGCCACCTATTTCCTCTACGCCAACCCAGGCGCAGACCCAGCCGCAGCCGGAAGGGCAGCAGCGTGTTGAAGTCCCTGGGAACCTGAATAACGCGCTTACTCAGCCTCAGCAGCAGGGCCAGATTGACAACGTGGTCAGTAATTCCACGTTGCCAACTGAACCGGCTACCGTTGCGCCAATCGCGGGCAGCAAAACCGAGCCGCGTAAGCTGGCCGGTACCCAGGAACCAACCCGCACCGTTGAATCTCGCCCTGAACGCAAGAAAACGGTGATTGAGCCTGTGCGTAAAGCCGAGCCTAAACCGCAGGTGAAAGCTGAAAGCAAACCAGTGGCAACGGTGAAACGTAGCGAACCTGCCCCGGCGGTGTCTGCTCCGGTCACCGCACCATCAACCAGTGCTGCCACTTCAACCCCGGCACCGAAAGCGACGGCGTCTACTGCGCCTAAAGCGACACCGCAGGCTGCAGCGACAGCCAGCACTGGCGGCACGGTAACGGGTGATGCGAGCGCCATTAAGAGTGCACCAGGTAGCCACTACACGCTGCAGCTGAGCTCTTCTTCAAACTCCGCAAACCTGAATGCGTGGGCGAAAAAAGAGAACCTGCAGCACTATATGGTTTACCAGACTCAGCGTAACGGCCAACCCTGGTTCGTGCTGGTGAGCGGTGTTTATGCCACGAAAGATGATGCCAAACGCGCGGTGACAAGCCTGCCGGCAGACGTTCAGGCTAAGAATCCGTGGGCAAAACCTATTCATCAGGTGCAGTCTGACCTCAAGTGA
- the aroB gene encoding 3-dehydroquinate synthase has product MERLTVTLGERSYPITIAAGLFNDPASFWPLKAGDQTMLVTNETLAPLYLDKVRGLLEQAGVKVDTVILPDGEQFKSLAVLDTVFTALLEKPHGRDTTLIALGGGVVGDLTGFAAASYQRGVRFIQVPTTLLSQVDSSVGGKTAVNHPLGKNMIGAFYQPASVVVDLDCLSTLPARELASGLAEVIKYGIILDGEFFDWLEENIDALLRLDGKAMAYCIRRCCELKAEVVAADERESGLRALLNLGHTFGHAIEAEMGYGNWLHGEAVAAGMVMAARTAQRLGQFSEAEVQRVIALLVRAGLPVNGPQEMSPDAYMPHMMRDKKVLAGELRLILPLAIGKSEVRGGVPHDVVLSAIADCQQA; this is encoded by the coding sequence ATGGAGAGGCTGACAGTCACTCTCGGGGAACGTAGTTACCCTATTACCATTGCCGCCGGGTTATTCAATGACCCGGCTTCCTTTTGGCCGCTGAAGGCTGGCGACCAGACCATGCTGGTTACCAATGAAACCCTTGCACCGCTCTATCTGGACAAGGTTCGTGGTCTTCTGGAACAGGCAGGCGTTAAAGTGGATACCGTCATTCTTCCGGATGGCGAACAGTTTAAAAGCCTCGCGGTGCTTGATACCGTCTTTACGGCGCTGTTGGAAAAACCTCACGGTCGCGACACCACCTTGATTGCTTTAGGCGGTGGCGTTGTGGGTGATTTAACCGGTTTTGCCGCAGCGAGCTATCAGCGCGGGGTGCGTTTTATCCAGGTCCCTACCACACTGCTTTCGCAGGTGGATTCCTCCGTTGGCGGCAAAACGGCCGTTAACCATCCCCTTGGTAAAAATATGATTGGCGCGTTCTACCAGCCGGCTTCGGTTGTGGTGGATCTCGATTGCCTGTCGACTTTACCTGCGCGGGAGCTGGCTTCGGGCCTGGCGGAAGTTATTAAATACGGCATCATTCTGGACGGTGAGTTCTTTGACTGGCTGGAAGAGAATATCGACGCATTGTTGAGGCTGGACGGCAAGGCAATGGCGTATTGCATTCGTCGTTGTTGTGAGCTGAAAGCCGAAGTTGTTGCCGCAGACGAGCGAGAAAGCGGCTTACGTGCTTTACTGAATCTGGGTCATACGTTTGGCCATGCCATTGAAGCTGAAATGGGCTATGGCAACTGGCTGCATGGCGAAGCCGTAGCTGCCGGGATGGTGATGGCGGCGCGTACCGCTCAGCGTCTGGGTCAATTCAGTGAGGCAGAAGTTCAGCGCGTGATCGCGCTGCTGGTACGAGCCGGGTTACCGGTTAACGGGCCGCAGGAAATGTCCCCTGACGCGTATATGCCCCACATGATGCGTGACAAAAAAGTATTAGCCGGTGAGCTGCGTTTGATTCTGCCGCTGGCGATAGGGAAGAGTGAAGTGCGCGGTGGAGTACCGCACGATGTCGTTCTATCAGCCATTGCTGATTGCCAGCAGGCTTAA
- the aroK gene encoding shikimate kinase AroK — protein MAEKRNIFLVGPMGAGKSTIGRQLAQQLNMEFFDSDQEIEKRTGADVGWVFDVEGEEGFRDREEKIINELTEKQGIVLATGGGSVKSRETRNRLSARGVVVYLETTIEKQLARTQRDKKRPLLQVETPPREVLEALAGERNPLYEEIADVTIRTDDQSAKVVANQIIHMLESN, from the coding sequence ATGGCAGAGAAACGCAATATCTTTCTGGTTGGGCCTATGGGTGCCGGCAAAAGCACTATTGGGCGTCAGTTAGCTCAGCAACTCAATATGGAATTTTTCGATTCTGATCAAGAGATTGAGAAACGTACCGGAGCTGATGTGGGCTGGGTATTCGACGTTGAAGGCGAAGAAGGCTTCCGCGATCGCGAAGAAAAAATCATCAACGAACTCACTGAAAAACAGGGCATCGTGCTGGCTACCGGCGGCGGTTCCGTGAAGTCTCGTGAAACCCGCAATCGTCTTTCCGCCCGTGGCGTAGTGGTTTACCTTGAAACCACCATTGAGAAACAGCTTGCACGTACTCAGCGCGATAAAAAACGTCCGCTGCTGCAGGTTGAGACTCCACCTCGTGAAGTGCTGGAAGCGCTGGCTGGCGAACGCAATCCGCTGTATGAAGAGATTGCAGATGTCACGATTCGCACCGATGATCAAAGCGCCAAAGTGGTCGCAAACCAGATCATCCATATGCTGGAAAGCAACTGA
- the pilQ gene encoding type IV pilus secretin PilQ has protein sequence MIRHIVGSVLILTSLMGRANDRVTLTLDETPVVQVLQALAEQQNFNVMIAPEVVGNLSLRLADVPWEQAFQQVLRLANLTSSKTGNILQIQQKQDPAQRRAQQEAARKQKALDQPLVQAVYTPRYAEVADLAAGIKANEEKLLGPRGSITVDKRTNRLVVRDSQQAQKRVAAWIKDMDVSMGQVELSAHIVTINQDKLRELGVKWSAPAGETASGQYQTTTVSSELAVKAATTTVGFNIGRINGRMLELELSALEQQQQLEIIASPRLLVAHQQSASIKQGTEIPYQVSNGKNEATSVEFKEAVLGMEVMPTISHHGTIRLQLRISQNMPGRSIQHADGEALSIDKQEIETQVEVKDGETLALGGIFQQQNNHTRDSVPLLGNIPFIGQLFRHDGKKQQRRELVVFITPRLIALP, from the coding sequence ATGATAAGGCATATCGTGGGAAGCGTACTGATACTGACGTCCCTGATGGGGCGGGCGAACGATCGCGTTACTCTGACGTTAGATGAAACGCCGGTCGTGCAGGTTCTGCAGGCGTTGGCCGAGCAGCAAAACTTCAACGTGATGATTGCGCCTGAGGTGGTGGGAAATCTCTCGCTACGTTTGGCTGATGTGCCATGGGAGCAGGCTTTCCAACAGGTACTCAGATTGGCAAACCTGACTTCATCTAAGACGGGCAATATTCTTCAAATCCAGCAAAAACAGGATCCGGCGCAACGGCGAGCTCAGCAAGAGGCCGCTCGTAAGCAAAAAGCGCTCGATCAGCCGTTGGTACAAGCGGTTTATACGCCGCGCTACGCTGAAGTGGCCGACCTTGCTGCAGGGATCAAAGCTAATGAAGAAAAACTGCTTGGGCCAAGGGGCAGCATTACCGTAGATAAGCGCACAAATCGGCTTGTAGTCCGCGACAGCCAGCAGGCACAAAAACGCGTTGCGGCCTGGATTAAAGATATGGATGTATCGATGGGGCAGGTCGAACTGTCCGCGCATATTGTCACCATTAACCAGGACAAGCTACGCGAGCTCGGCGTGAAGTGGAGTGCTCCGGCAGGTGAAACTGCATCAGGGCAATACCAAACCACAACCGTCTCAAGTGAGTTAGCGGTGAAAGCGGCAACCACGACAGTGGGGTTTAATATTGGCCGCATTAACGGCCGGATGCTTGAGCTGGAGCTCAGCGCGCTTGAACAGCAACAGCAGTTGGAAATCATCGCCAGCCCACGCCTGCTGGTAGCACACCAACAGTCTGCCAGCATCAAACAGGGCACAGAAATTCCCTATCAAGTCTCTAATGGCAAAAATGAAGCCACGTCGGTGGAATTTAAGGAGGCAGTGTTGGGTATGGAGGTCATGCCGACGATAAGTCACCACGGAACCATTCGCCTGCAGCTTCGCATCAGCCAAAATATGCCAGGACGCAGCATCCAGCACGCAGATGGGGAAGCGCTCTCCATTGATAAGCAAGAGATTGAAACGCAGGTCGAGGTGAAGGATGGTGAGACGCTGGCATTAGGCGGAATCTTCCAGCAGCAGAACAACCACACCCGGGATAGCGTTCCTTTACTTGGAAATATTCCTTTTATCGGCCAATTGTTCCGGCACGACGGGAAAAAGCAGCAACGTCGGGAATTAGTCGTGTTCATCACGCCCAGGTTGATTGCGTTGCCTTAG
- a CDS encoding HofP DNA utilization family protein, with translation MKVVSWMLLAVLSAPLQALPRNPFLLPASPCEALLKRLDSWQLRGVFYPTGSAESIALMQFSGKRWQRVKEGLFLEPDVQVTTLLERQLRVSLKGACEGRYYHWKIQGGINDKAYRGKRTDTDVPDGAGERSRYSDVR, from the coding sequence ATGAAAGTCGTTAGCTGGATGTTACTGGCCGTGCTCAGTGCGCCGCTGCAGGCGTTGCCGCGTAATCCCTTTCTTTTGCCCGCATCGCCTTGTGAAGCGCTGCTTAAGCGCCTGGATAGCTGGCAGTTGCGTGGCGTGTTTTACCCGACGGGTTCTGCAGAAAGCATTGCCTTAATGCAATTCTCGGGGAAACGCTGGCAAAGGGTAAAAGAAGGTTTGTTTCTGGAGCCAGATGTGCAGGTGACCACGCTTCTTGAGCGGCAACTGAGAGTTTCGCTCAAAGGTGCCTGCGAAGGGCGCTACTACCACTGGAAAATACAGGGAGGAATCAATGATAAGGCATATCGTGGGAAGCGTACTGATACTGACGTCCCTGATGGGGCGGGCGAACGATCGCGTTACTCTGACGTTAGATGA
- a CDS encoding PilN domain-containing protein — MMPLINLLPWRPLRRRHRLKIWGCILLFGVLLITGSMLLWTHSLAVKVRWQQAQATQLEVQESALKALLSRQQKELKARQQRLAILQAEVTRKDNISRWENVLNMLASRLPENSWLQRVSWQNESATISGVAGDARELDRFEAVLADLPGAFKVKPGELRDEKGKGLVFTFTLTPMGGEHAE; from the coding sequence ATGATGCCGCTGATAAATCTCCTGCCGTGGCGGCCGCTGAGACGCCGGCATCGGCTCAAAATCTGGGGCTGCATTCTGTTGTTTGGCGTGCTTTTGATTACGGGGTCTATGCTGCTTTGGACCCATTCTCTCGCCGTAAAAGTGCGCTGGCAACAGGCTCAGGCTACCCAGTTGGAGGTGCAGGAATCCGCCCTGAAGGCGCTGTTATCGCGTCAACAAAAAGAGTTGAAGGCGCGTCAGCAGCGGCTGGCGATCTTGCAGGCGGAGGTGACGCGGAAAGACAATATTTCACGCTGGGAAAATGTGCTGAATATGCTGGCCTCACGGTTGCCTGAAAATAGCTGGCTGCAGAGGGTTAGTTGGCAAAATGAAAGCGCAACCATCTCCGGCGTGGCGGGCGATGCACGAGAACTGGATCGGTTTGAGGCAGTTCTGGCCGATTTACCAGGAGCGTTCAAGGTCAAGCCTGGAGAGCTGCGTGATGAAAAAGGCAAAGGTCTGGTCTTTACCTTCACCTTGACCCCCATGGGGGGCGAACATGCTGAATAA
- the mrcA gene encoding peptidoglycan glycosyltransferase/peptidoglycan DD-transpeptidase MrcA, whose amino-acid sequence MKFVKYLLILAVCCVLLGAGSIYGLYKYIEPQLPDVATLRDVRLQIPMQVYSADGELIAQYGEKRRIPLTLNQIPPVMVKAFIATEDSRFYEHHGVDPVGIFRAASVALFSGHASQGASTITQQLARNFFLSPERTLMRKIKEAFLAVRIEQMLNKDEILELYLNKIYLGYRAYGVGAAAQVYFGKTVDQLTLSEIAVIAGLPKAPSTFNPLYSMDRSTARRNVVLSRMLSEGYISQSQYDEARSQPIDASYHTPEIAFSAPYLSELVRQDMVARYGDKAYEDGYKVYTTLSRKIQQGAQEAVRNNVMAYDMRHGYRGPSNVLWKVGESAWDKKKITDSLKNLPVYGPLFPAVVTRATPDEASAMLADGSSVSLGMEGMRWARPYRSDTAQGATPRKVTDVVQAGQQIWVRKVDDAWWLSQVPDVNSALVSLNPHDGAVLALVGGFDFNQSKFNRATQALRQVGSNIKPFLYTAAMDKGLTLASILNDVPISRWDAGAGSDWRPKNSPAQYAGPIRLRQGLGESKNVVMVRAMRAMGVDYAAEYLQRFGFPAANIVHTESLALGSASFTPMQVARGYSVMANGGFLVDPYYITKIVDDAGNTVFETKPKVACASCDIPVIYGDTPKSTVLENQDVEDVAVSQTPQNSSVPMPQLEQANSALVAKAQGEEYAPHVINTPLAFLIKSALNSNIYGEPGWQGTGWRAGRDLKRKDIGGKTGTTNSSKDAWFSGYGPGVVTSVWIGFDDHRRDLGRTTASGAIKDQISGYEGGAKSAQPAWDDFMKIALSGVPEEPMTPPPGIVTVNIDRSTGQLANGGNSREEYFIEGTQPTQQAVHEVGTTLIDNGEEHELF is encoded by the coding sequence GTGAAGTTCGTAAAGTATTTATTAATCCTTGCAGTCTGTTGCGTTCTGCTGGGAGCTGGCTCGATTTACGGTTTATACAAATACATCGAGCCCCAGCTGCCCGACGTGGCAACATTGAGAGATGTGCGGCTGCAGATTCCAATGCAGGTTTACAGCGCTGACGGCGAGCTGATCGCTCAGTACGGCGAAAAACGCCGTATTCCACTGACCCTGAACCAGATCCCTCCGGTGATGGTAAAAGCGTTTATCGCGACAGAAGACAGCCGCTTTTACGAGCACCACGGCGTTGACCCGGTGGGCATCTTCCGTGCTGCAAGCGTAGCGCTGTTCTCGGGCCATGCTTCTCAGGGCGCAAGTACCATTACGCAGCAGTTGGCGCGTAACTTCTTCCTTAGTCCCGAACGCACCCTGATGCGTAAAATTAAGGAAGCGTTTCTTGCGGTTCGCATTGAACAGATGCTGAACAAAGACGAGATCCTTGAGCTCTACCTGAACAAAATCTACCTCGGTTACCGCGCCTATGGCGTCGGCGCTGCCGCTCAGGTTTACTTCGGCAAAACGGTCGATCAGCTGACCCTGAGCGAGATAGCGGTGATTGCCGGGCTGCCTAAAGCGCCGTCAACGTTTAACCCGCTGTACTCCATGGATCGTTCAACGGCACGTCGTAACGTGGTGCTGTCGCGTATGCTGAGCGAAGGTTACATCAGCCAAAGCCAGTACGATGAAGCGCGCAGTCAGCCGATTGACGCCAGCTATCACACGCCTGAAATCGCCTTCTCAGCGCCATACCTTTCAGAGCTTGTGCGTCAGGATATGGTCGCCCGCTACGGCGATAAAGCCTACGAAGATGGCTACAAGGTTTACACCACGCTGAGTCGTAAAATTCAGCAAGGTGCCCAGGAAGCCGTTCGCAACAACGTCATGGCCTACGATATGCGCCATGGCTACCGCGGCCCATCTAATGTGCTGTGGAAAGTGGGAGAAAGCGCGTGGGATAAGAAAAAAATCACCGACTCGCTGAAAAATCTCCCGGTCTATGGCCCATTATTCCCGGCGGTTGTCACCCGTGCCACGCCTGATGAAGCATCGGCGATGCTGGCCGACGGCAGCTCCGTTTCGCTGGGTATGGAAGGCATGCGCTGGGCGCGTCCGTATCGTTCCGACACCGCGCAAGGCGCTACGCCACGCAAAGTAACGGACGTGGTACAGGCCGGACAGCAGATTTGGGTACGCAAGGTGGACGATGCCTGGTGGCTTAGCCAGGTGCCTGACGTTAACTCGGCGCTAGTTTCGCTCAATCCACACGATGGCGCCGTGCTGGCGCTGGTCGGCGGTTTTGACTTTAACCAAAGCAAGTTCAACCGTGCGACCCAGGCACTGCGGCAGGTTGGTTCAAACATCAAGCCATTCCTGTATACCGCGGCAATGGACAAAGGCCTGACGCTGGCGAGCATTCTTAATGATGTGCCGATTTCACGCTGGGATGCCGGGGCGGGTTCCGACTGGCGACCGAAGAACTCTCCGGCCCAATACGCCGGGCCGATCCGTCTGCGTCAGGGGTTGGGCGAGTCCAAGAACGTGGTGATGGTACGAGCAATGCGGGCGATGGGCGTCGATTATGCCGCTGAATATCTGCAGCGCTTTGGCTTCCCTGCCGCAAATATTGTTCATACCGAATCACTGGCGCTGGGCTCCGCCTCATTTACGCCAATGCAGGTTGCCCGCGGTTACTCCGTCATGGCAAACGGCGGCTTCCTGGTTGATCCTTACTACATCACCAAAATTGTCGATGACGCAGGGAACACCGTGTTTGAGACGAAGCCCAAAGTTGCCTGCGCCAGCTGTGATATTCCGGTCATTTACGGTGATACGCCGAAATCAACGGTACTGGAAAACCAGGACGTAGAAGACGTTGCCGTCTCGCAAACGCCGCAAAACAGCAGCGTGCCAATGCCGCAACTGGAGCAGGCTAACAGCGCTCTGGTAGCAAAAGCGCAAGGTGAGGAGTACGCCCCACACGTGATCAACACGCCGCTGGCGTTCCTGATCAAAAGCGCGCTTAACAGCAACATTTATGGTGAACCAGGCTGGCAGGGAACCGGCTGGCGCGCTGGCCGTGATTTGAAGCGTAAGGATATCGGCGGCAAAACCGGGACAACCAACAGTTCGAAAGACGCCTGGTTCTCCGGCTACGGTCCGGGCGTGGTCACGTCGGTCTGGATTGGCTTCGACGATCATCGCCGCGACCTTGGCCGCACCACAGCTTCAGGTGCAATTAAAGATCAGATTTCCGGCTACGAAGGCGGCGCAAAGAGCGCCCAGCCGGCGTGGGATGATTTCATGAAAATTGCTCTGTCAGGCGTGCCAGAAGAGCCAATGACACCTCCACCAGGGATCGTCACCGTCAATATTGACCGGAGTACCGGGCAGTTAGCCAACGGCGGCAACAGTCGTGAAGAGTATTTCATCGAAGGCACGCAGCCTACGCAGCAGGCCGTGCATGAAGTAGGCACGACGCTTATTGATAACGGGGAAGAGCACGAGTTGTTCTAA